From the Lactobacillus sp. PV034 genome, the window TTGGCGACAATAGCTACTATTGTGATTAGTTATCCGCTATTAGCTCTATTTACCCTTGGTCAAAAAAATTATCTAATTGTTTATCAATCGATTCCATCAATTATGTATGCTTACGGACAATTATTAATTTATCTTTTGTGGCCATTTTCAACTAAATTACAGATGCGAAATTTTCCTACCTCAGTTTCTGCCGCGGAACACTTTTATGAATGTAAGCTTTTGTTTAGTTTGGCCCTAATCGTTTTTATAATCGGCTTAATCATATATTTATATTTAAAAAGAAGAAAAAAGGTTGGCTATATTGCTTTAACCAAAAATGAGGCAATATTTTTTATGATCTTGCCAATTATCTTATTACCTTTAGCATTAACGAATTTCGATGAATTTTTTATTAGTTTTCATCAAATGATTTTCCACAATAATAATTGGTTGTTTGATCCTAATACGGATCCTATTATTAATGTATTAACAGAAAATTTTTTTGCTGCTTGTTTTGCAGTTGCAGGAATAGTATATGAGATGTATTATAGCCGCTACTTATTTAGCAAATAAAAAAGAACTTCATTAGCGAAGTTCTTTTTTTAATGCTATCTTTTTTTGAAGCCACATGATTAATGGTGGTAGGACCGAAATTAAAATAATTCCAATTACAATTAAAGAAAAGTGTTCTTGGACAATAGGAATATTACCAAAGAAGTAACCCAAAGCTGAGAAAAGACTTACCCAGCAAAATGCGCCTAAAATATTATAGAAGATAAAAGTTCGATAATGCATTTTACTTGCACCTGCTACGAAAGGTACAAAAGTTCTAATAAAGGGAATAAAGCGTCCAAGTAGAATTGTAATACCTCCGTGTGTATCGAAGAAGTTTTCTGCAGCTTTACGATGATTCTCGTTAATTAGTTTGTTGAACCAATTATGATCAGCACTTTTTGTTTCAGACCAGTGTCCAATCTCATAGTTAGAAGAATCGCCGATTATAGCTGCTAATAAAAACAAAAAATAGCAAAGCCAGATATTTAAACCATATTTAGGGGATGCTGCCATGGCACAAGCGGCAAAAACAAGTGAATCGCCAGGTAAAAAGGGAAAAATTACCACTCCAGTTTCGACAAAAATTATTGCAAATAAAATAAGATAGGACCAATTTCCGAAGGTGTTTACCAAAGTAACCAGGTGATCATCAATATGCAAAATAAAATCGATTAGATTCATTATTTAATAACCTTTCTATAATTATTAGATACTTGTTGAGTGTAGGGTGATTTTTTTATTAGGAAATAGATTAGCCATGATATTAGTGATAGCTATTTGTGCTTCACCAAACCCTAATGCAATCATTGGTACGCGTCCTTCATATTCTACACTATCTCCGACGGCATAAATACCTGGAATATTAGTTGCCATAGTTCGATCAACTTTAATGCCACCAGCGCAAAGCTCAAGACCCCACTTTTTTAAGAGACGATTATCCGACTTAAAGCCATATGCAATAAAGATATTATCGAAATTGGATGTAATAAGCTCTTTATTGCCTACCTTATTAAGGGTGATTTCTAATGATGTTGTCTTTGATTGTAATTTTTTTGGAAGGTAAGGAGTAGTAATTTTAACATTTTTTAAATTTTTGAGTTTATCAAGAGAGGCTTCTAGTCCTCTAAATTCTGGGCGTCTATGGATTAAAGTTAATTCTTCAACTTCTGGAGCTAATTGAAGAGCCCAATCTAAAGCTGTATCACCACCGCCTAAAACGGCTACCTTTTGATGTTGATATTTTTTGGGATCAGTCATGAAATAGTTAATAAATTTATCTTCAGCTTCAGAGGTCTTAATAGGTAAAGTTTTCGGATGAAAAGCTCCTAATCCTGTAGTTAACAAAATAGTTTTAGCCTTATATTCATTATTTATAATAAAGAAATCATCATTTTTGGTAATTGATTCAACTCGGTAGTTAGATTTAAGTTTATTATTAATAGAAAAT encodes:
- a CDS encoding TIGR01906 family membrane protein, with protein sequence MKSKPLIAIIYNFFNSLSLATIATIVISYPLLALFTLGQKNYLIVYQSIPSIMYAYGQLLIYLLWPFSTKLQMRNFPTSVSAAEHFYECKLLFSLALIVFIIGLIIYLYLKRRKKVGYIALTKNEAIFFMILPIILLPLALTNFDEFFISFHQMIFHNNNWLFDPNTDPIINVLTENFFAACFAVAGIVYEMYYSRYLFSK
- a CDS encoding VTT domain-containing protein; this translates as MNLIDFILHIDDHLVTLVNTFGNWSYLILFAIIFVETGVVIFPFLPGDSLVFAACAMAASPKYGLNIWLCYFLFLLAAIIGDSSNYEIGHWSETKSADHNWFNKLINENHRKAAENFFDTHGGITILLGRFIPFIRTFVPFVAGASKMHYRTFIFYNILGAFCWVSLFSALGYFFGNIPIVQEHFSLIVIGIILISVLPPLIMWLQKKIALKKELR
- a CDS encoding NAD(P)/FAD-dependent oxidoreductase; protein product: MTTFDLAIIGGGPIGLFATQFAQLHNLSTITFEVLDQFGGQVKWLYPNKQIKDIPAYPTISGYNLIEQLKFSINNKLKSNYRVESITKNDDFFIINNEYKAKTILLTTGLGAFHPKTLPIKTSEAEDKFINYFMTDPKKYQHQKVAVLGGGDTALDWALQLAPEVEELTLIHRRPEFRGLEASLDKLKNLKNVKITTPYLPKKLQSKTTSLEITLNKVGNKELITSNFDNIFIAYGFKSDNRLLKKWGLELCAGGIKVDRTMATNIPGIYAVGDSVEYEGRVPMIALGFGEAQIAITNIMANLFPNKKITLHSTSI